One Natranaerovirga hydrolytica genomic region harbors:
- a CDS encoding S-layer homology domain-containing protein: MKKKVLSKVIKGNIVGYAIMLATIPNFAQVSSDAGVFEGILKNESYARAYATSVNMEDVYLVDTVEDIEEFTLKTVERDINLLKNQRDLEYKRVLEKEKSITPEILDSLNVSKAKINDFDKHYSAYDIGHLIEDKNTIEELKDIVAREFSDVNSTDWFAGEVALGSALNIVSGYTDGTFKPTQEVTRVEFLSMLSRAIYGNGNTIINKQQLESGVGISSNYHYTSNLSKDKWFENEYIMVGPTILPSGFYTLDELQEPITRYEVSYWIHKVWQDIDKTSQDDFEELTTLLLGSDVNDLKFFTDNFSMNEVEYSMEDLINKAGDNTRITDEEKAFGEYYINPVDVQNSKEKVPAWFVLEPIILERFGIYAGYTDGSFGGYSNITRAESVSVLNRLTTPILRTENNNKTLEKYFEEKVEEIEEREGIENGESEIDTDLPSDYDPYTNNGIDGFYFETDHRNVPSWTQDNGNSMYPFYPILPKEIQDLSWEEKAEVERHPNIAYLSPELDRYNTGMYTYQVTIDYCFKTTQQKIDTKAFLTEWHGEEIAEEIMELVEGYSGTESYEDRDNYTVLHPSTVQNHTIDLGNGRRIDFLGMAGGRGIKITLYE; encoded by the coding sequence ATGAAGAAGAAAGTATTGAGTAAGGTAATCAAAGGAAATATAGTAGGTTACGCTATAATGTTAGCGACAATACCTAATTTTGCACAAGTCAGTTCAGATGCAGGAGTTTTTGAAGGGATATTAAAGAATGAAAGCTACGCAAGAGCATATGCAACATCAGTAAATATGGAAGATGTATATTTAGTAGATACAGTAGAAGATATAGAGGAATTTACATTAAAGACAGTAGAAAGAGATATAAATTTATTAAAAAATCAAAGGGATTTAGAATACAAAAGGGTATTAGAAAAAGAGAAAAGCATTACCCCGGAGATATTAGACAGTCTTAATGTAAGTAAAGCTAAAATTAATGATTTTGACAAACATTATTCAGCATATGATATAGGACATTTAATAGAGGATAAAAACACAATAGAGGAATTAAAGGATATCGTTGCAAGAGAATTTAGTGACGTAAATTCTACAGATTGGTTTGCTGGAGAAGTAGCGTTAGGTTCAGCATTAAATATAGTGTCAGGATATACAGATGGAACATTTAAACCGACACAAGAAGTTACAAGAGTTGAGTTTTTGAGTATGTTAAGTCGTGCAATATATGGTAATGGGAATACAATAATAAACAAGCAACAATTAGAGAGCGGGGTAGGTATTTCAAGTAATTATCATTATACTTCAAATTTATCAAAAGATAAATGGTTTGAAAATGAGTATATAATGGTAGGACCGACAATACTGCCTTCAGGATTTTATACATTAGATGAATTACAAGAACCTATCACAAGATATGAAGTAAGTTATTGGATACACAAAGTATGGCAAGACATAGACAAAACAAGTCAAGATGATTTTGAAGAATTGACAACACTTTTATTAGGTAGTGATGTAAATGATTTAAAATTCTTTACTGATAATTTTTCAATGAATGAGGTTGAGTATTCAATGGAAGACTTAATCAATAAAGCCGGAGACAATACAAGAATTACAGATGAAGAAAAAGCATTTGGAGAGTATTACATTAATCCTGTAGACGTACAAAACAGTAAAGAAAAAGTGCCTGCTTGGTTTGTATTAGAACCTATTATTCTTGAGAGATTTGGGATATACGCTGGTTATACAGATGGAAGTTTTGGTGGATACAGTAATATAACAAGAGCAGAGTCAGTGTCGGTGTTAAATAGATTAACAACACCTATATTAAGGACTGAAAACAATAATAAAACTTTAGAGAAATATTTTGAAGAAAAAGTGGAAGAGATAGAGGAAAGAGAGGGTATTGAAAATGGAGAGAGTGAGATTGATACTGACTTGCCTAGTGATTATGACCCTTATACAAACAATGGGATAGATGGATTTTATTTTGAAACAGACCATAGGAACGTACCTAGTTGGACACAAGATAATGGGAATTCTATGTACCCGTTCTACCCGATACTACCTAAAGAAATACAAGATTTAAGTTGGGAAGAAAAAGCAGAAGTAGAAAGACACCCTAATATAGCATATTTAAGTCCCGAATTAGACAGATACAATACAGGAATGTATACTTATCAAGTAACAATAGACTATTGCTTTAAAACAACACAACAAAAAATAGATACAAAGGCATTTTTAACAGAATGGCACGGTGAAGAGATAGCAGAAGAGATTATGGAGTTAGTAGAAGGGTATTCAGGAACAGAGAGTTATGAGGATAGAGATAATTACACCGTTTTACACCCTTCAACAGTACAAAATCACACTATAGATTTAGGTAATGGTAGAAGGATAGATTTTTTAGGTATGGCTGGTGGTAGAGGTATTAAAATAACATTATATGAATAA
- a CDS encoding sensor histidine kinase has protein sequence MDINSKDDTKNTTTEAEEVKKEMTQSNLEDTNASIDEDLESPVQKASNNKPNKDKKIAYNFITFIMLLILAILSVLSFSEFREQYYDTEGDIKNYITSHYFSNDLALFNNYLYRTKVLDEQYWNQYENVESINYIITNESGSIYHTNADDPNEMMEGLDESVFYLKITFDEKGEILLDTPHNTLMDKYLFSHYHSNLMTAESIANEEVIDESQNDALFDEDDFNITITYRLADNFETYDDIFVQSMKSMSINNSLIHLILIIAIISIIILITIAFSVPYSIQKRTLICDVFNKTFLEIKGFILLGWFILLFLGGVLINDFYFRNGSIFVNIIYNQDMYFYTLGFMITFVIFLLIYLCIVYLKYIYYNGFVNAVIKNSLIIRLFMWLYKIITEPIKQILAIDITKEYQSKLIGIAVVNIILLWLMFVSRSILTFFIVIAYSVFLLKYLLKFLNELKSLYNASSQLAEGDFDITLEEEGLLEPIDKNLNNIKESFQLAVDKEIKSQRMKAELISNVSHDLKTPLTSIITYVDLLKEKNLTEQDQEKYVEILEKKSKRLKILIEDLFEASKASTGTIELNTEKLDVVALFRQTIGELEEIIKDSELTFKMNLPEDKVFCQLDGQRTYRIFENIMSNIFKYSLKNSRVYIDVIDEEQNITFIFKNISAYEMNFDAKEIIERFVRGDESRNQEGSGLGLSIAKSLVELQNGTLDINIDGDLFKIIISFAKV, from the coding sequence TTGGATATAAATTCGAAGGATGATACCAAAAATACGACAACAGAAGCAGAAGAAGTCAAAAAAGAAATGACTCAATCTAACTTAGAAGATACCAATGCGTCAATTGATGAGGACTTAGAATCACCTGTACAAAAAGCTTCAAATAACAAGCCAAATAAAGATAAAAAAATAGCTTATAATTTTATAACTTTTATTATGCTGTTAATATTAGCTATTTTGTCCGTATTGAGTTTTAGCGAGTTTAGAGAACAGTATTATGATACTGAGGGTGATATAAAAAATTATATTACCAGTCATTATTTTTCAAATGACTTAGCTCTTTTTAATAATTATTTATATCGTACCAAAGTATTAGATGAACAATATTGGAATCAATACGAGAATGTAGAAAGTATAAATTATATTATAACGAATGAAAGTGGATCCATTTATCATACAAATGCAGATGACCCTAATGAGATGATGGAAGGATTAGATGAGAGTGTTTTTTATTTAAAAATAACCTTTGATGAAAAAGGAGAAATATTATTAGATACACCTCATAACACGCTTATGGATAAGTATTTGTTTAGTCATTATCATTCTAATCTGATGACAGCTGAATCTATAGCAAATGAAGAAGTTATAGATGAAAGTCAAAATGATGCACTATTTGATGAAGATGATTTTAATATAACCATCACTTATCGTCTTGCAGATAACTTTGAAACATATGATGACATTTTTGTTCAAAGTATGAAATCTATGAGTATAAATAACAGTTTAATACACTTAATTCTTATTATAGCCATTATAAGCATCATTATTTTAATAACCATTGCTTTTAGTGTACCTTATAGTATACAAAAAAGAACCCTTATCTGTGATGTCTTCAATAAGACATTTTTAGAGATTAAAGGTTTTATATTACTTGGATGGTTCATTTTGCTCTTTTTAGGAGGCGTACTAATTAATGACTTTTATTTTAGGAATGGTTCAATATTCGTTAATATAATATATAATCAAGATATGTATTTTTATACTTTGGGATTTATGATAACCTTTGTCATTTTTTTATTAATTTATTTATGTATCGTCTATTTAAAGTACATTTACTATAATGGATTCGTTAACGCCGTGATAAAAAATAGTTTAATCATTCGTTTGTTTATGTGGTTGTATAAAATAATTACTGAACCTATTAAACAGATTTTAGCAATTGATATTACAAAAGAATATCAAAGTAAATTAATTGGCATAGCAGTCGTTAACATAATATTATTATGGTTAATGTTTGTTTCAAGAAGTATATTAACCTTTTTCATTGTAATTGCCTACAGTGTGTTTTTATTAAAATATTTACTAAAATTCTTGAATGAACTTAAATCATTGTATAATGCTAGCAGTCAGTTAGCAGAAGGTGACTTTGATATTACTTTAGAAGAAGAAGGACTGTTAGAGCCTATTGATAAGAATTTGAATAACATAAAAGAAAGTTTTCAATTGGCAGTAGACAAAGAAATTAAAAGTCAGCGTATGAAAGCCGAACTGATTTCTAATGTTTCCCATGACCTAAAGACACCATTAACATCTATTATTACCTATGTGGATTTATTAAAAGAAAAGAATCTAACAGAACAAGATCAGGAGAAATATGTTGAGATACTAGAAAAAAAATCTAAACGATTAAAAATCCTGATAGAAGATTTATTTGAAGCAAGTAAAGCAAGTACGGGCACAATAGAACTTAATACAGAAAAATTAGATGTTGTTGCTTTATTTAGACAAACCATAGGTGAGCTAGAAGAAATTATTAAGGATAGTGAACTAACTTTTAAAATGAACTTACCTGAAGATAAGGTGTTTTGTCAATTAGATGGTCAGAGGACTTATCGAATATTTGAAAATATAATGAGTAATATCTTTAAGTATTCTCTAAAAAACTCAAGAGTTTATATTGATGTTATAGATGAAGAACAAAATATTACATTTATATTTAAAAATATATCTGCTTATGAGATGAATTTTGATGCCAAAGAAATTATAGAAAGATTTGTTAGAGGCGATGAATCAAGAAATCAGGAAGGTTCAGGATTAGGTCTTTCTATTGCAAAAAGTTTAGTAGAATTACAAAATGGAACATTAGATATTAATATTGACGGAGATTTATTTAAGATAATCATTTCATTTGCTAAAGTATAA
- a CDS encoding SulP family inorganic anion transporter, with protein MTEKLKRNLNNYILKMTQLFSKNKQYIRNDILSGLTVALALIPESVAFAFVAGVSPILSLQTAVVIGLVAAVITGRPGMISSSTAAISVVFASLIAQHGLEYLFATVVLMGIIQVSIGLLKLGRFARIIPYSVMLGFLNGLSIVMFLAQWSQFKVDTVVMVDGVETVQQSWLPTGDFAIMLIFVAITMAIIHFVPKMTKAVPSSLVAIVVMTLVAVILGRFGYHLRNVQDFAGMELSGGLPSFHIPQVAFSIDMFKIILPYAIIGALVGLTEAVLTLRVIDEMTDTKGNTNKECIAQGIANTVNGFFGGMGGDAMIGQSIINIKSGGRTRLSGIVAASALMIFIMFASSFVNAIPLAALVGVMFMVVVGTFKWESLRYGKKIPKQDFLVIIVVSAVTVFADLATAVIIGVILSSLIFSWEKGKGIYANVENNKDGSRTYKINGSVFFGSVLNFKELFDIHNDPEEVIIDFKYAIVTDHSGIEAIHSIAEKYHLEGKKVTLIRLSKNCQSLFDNAQTIVNVNIDPTKESKTLYPYV; from the coding sequence ATGACAGAAAAACTAAAAAGAAATCTTAACAACTACATTCTAAAAATGACTCAATTATTTAGTAAAAACAAACAATATATTCGTAATGATATTTTATCTGGACTAACAGTGGCATTGGCTCTCATTCCTGAATCAGTGGCATTTGCTTTTGTAGCAGGGGTTAGCCCAATTTTAAGTTTGCAAACAGCCGTAGTCATTGGACTGGTAGCAGCTGTTATAACCGGTAGACCAGGTATGATTAGTTCGTCTACGGCTGCAATATCTGTAGTATTTGCCTCTTTAATTGCCCAACATGGATTAGAATATCTATTTGCAACCGTTGTACTTATGGGGATTATCCAAGTATCCATTGGATTGCTAAAACTGGGACGCTTTGCAAGAATTATTCCATATTCTGTTATGCTAGGTTTTCTGAATGGCTTATCCATTGTTATGTTCTTGGCTCAATGGTCACAGTTTAAAGTAGATACTGTTGTAATGGTAGACGGTGTAGAAACGGTACAACAATCATGGTTGCCTACAGGTGATTTTGCAATCATGCTAATATTTGTTGCTATAACAATGGCCATTATACATTTTGTACCTAAGATGACAAAAGCGGTTCCTTCTAGTTTAGTAGCTATTGTGGTGATGACACTTGTAGCCGTTATATTAGGTCGATTTGGGTACCACTTGCGAAACGTACAGGATTTTGCAGGAATGGAATTATCCGGTGGATTGCCTAGTTTCCATATTCCACAAGTGGCTTTTAGCATAGATATGTTTAAGATTATTCTTCCATATGCAATCATTGGAGCACTAGTTGGTTTAACAGAAGCTGTACTTACCCTTAGAGTTATTGATGAAATGACCGATACAAAAGGAAATACCAATAAAGAATGTATTGCCCAAGGGATTGCCAATACAGTGAATGGTTTTTTTGGCGGAATGGGCGGAGATGCAATGATCGGTCAATCGATTATTAACATAAAATCCGGTGGACGAACAAGGTTGTCAGGAATTGTAGCAGCTTCAGCACTTATGATTTTCATTATGTTTGCATCTAGTTTTGTTAATGCCATTCCATTAGCAGCTTTAGTAGGTGTAATGTTTATGGTAGTGGTTGGAACATTTAAGTGGGAAAGTTTAAGGTACGGTAAAAAAATACCCAAGCAGGACTTTTTAGTAATTATTGTTGTTTCAGCAGTTACAGTTTTTGCAGATTTAGCAACAGCCGTTATCATAGGGGTTATTTTATCTTCTTTGATTTTTTCTTGGGAAAAAGGAAAAGGGATTTATGCAAATGTTGAAAATAACAAAGATGGTAGCAGGACGTATAAAATTAATGGTTCCGTATTCTTTGGTTCGGTTCTAAACTTTAAAGAGTTATTTGATATTCATAATGATCCTGAAGAGGTTATTATTGATTTTAAATATGCAATTGTTACAGACCATTCAGGAATTGAAGCCATTCATTCTATAGCAGAAAAATACCATCTTGAAGGTAAAAAAGTTACATTAATTCGATTAAGCAAAAATTGTCAATCGCTCTTTGACAATGCTCAAACCATTGTTAATGTAAACATTGATCCTACAAAAGAATCCAAAACACTTTATCCTTATGTTTAA
- a CDS encoding GGDEF domain-containing protein — MSSIRKNIIFTLTFLFVFVMMVFLLAQTVHDENHSVIQGNIVTLDNNWTVSYEDTTLENVILPIDLKLDESTVYKATTILSEAYKDSTHLLLRSSMQNINIYLDDSLIYTYEKNKDIRFGNTLASLWLLLDLPEEYEGKELTLVMESSVSFFSGIINEIQLGTPQMLVFNILKSELTGIITFAILFFIGVFLIITSFFIKLSEDSRVLYLGLWGVVTSIWILSEARLLQFFTGNKFIIGGISYMMIPLIGMFLTLYIKEAIIIEKRNKRLMRIIAILYACFLCHSMLFQTLGIQSFIESLNYHLILMVLMNLGIIIIMLLEWIDHKNERVKQLFNYMIVLAVTLLLETFTFYSERFSFTSQFLRIGILIFFGLLLKDYYHFVKDRIAIQKEHLLLEKLAYRDLLAGGYNRTAYERDLDVLLKKKKRFRLILIDVNNLKWINDNYGHKYGDDTIKKVYELMQETFKTIGRCYRIGGDEFAILMKNTDENIYKQCIKGLRKDLEICGENLPYLVDIAVGHSVFNPNKGDTYVKFYQEVDQKMYADKIKRKRRTQEIMYAKN; from the coding sequence ATGAGTAGTATAAGAAAAAACATAATCTTTACGCTTACATTTCTATTCGTATTTGTAATGATGGTGTTTCTATTAGCACAAACGGTACACGATGAAAATCACTCTGTTATTCAAGGCAATATTGTAACCTTAGATAATAATTGGACCGTTAGCTATGAAGACACCACTCTTGAAAATGTAATCCTTCCCATTGATTTAAAATTAGATGAAAGTACTGTTTATAAAGCAACAACTATTCTATCTGAAGCTTATAAGGATAGTACGCATTTGCTATTAAGGTCTTCTATGCAAAATATAAATATTTATCTTGATGATAGCTTAATTTATACATACGAAAAAAATAAAGATATCAGATTTGGTAACACTTTAGCTAGTCTTTGGTTACTACTTGATTTACCAGAAGAATATGAAGGAAAAGAATTGACTTTGGTGATGGAAAGTTCCGTTTCTTTTTTCTCTGGCATTATAAATGAAATTCAATTAGGTACGCCCCAAATGCTTGTCTTTAATATCTTAAAAAGTGAATTAACAGGGATAATCACTTTTGCTATTCTTTTTTTTATTGGAGTATTTCTAATTATCACATCCTTTTTCATTAAATTATCTGAAGATAGTAGAGTGCTTTACCTTGGATTGTGGGGTGTCGTAACAAGCATATGGATACTATCAGAAGCTAGACTGCTTCAATTTTTCACAGGAAACAAATTTATTATAGGAGGCATCAGTTATATGATGATTCCATTAATAGGTATGTTTTTAACCTTATATATAAAAGAAGCTATAATTATAGAAAAGAGAAACAAACGACTAATGAGGATTATTGCTATACTATATGCTTGTTTTTTATGTCACTCTATGTTATTTCAAACCCTAGGCATACAATCGTTTATTGAATCTCTCAATTATCATCTAATCCTTATGGTCTTAATGAATCTAGGTATTATTATCATTATGTTATTGGAATGGATTGATCATAAAAACGAAAGGGTTAAACAGCTTTTTAACTATATGATTGTATTAGCTGTGACTCTTTTATTGGAGACTTTTACTTTTTACAGTGAACGATTTAGTTTCACATCTCAGTTTCTTCGTATAGGTATACTGATATTTTTCGGACTGTTGCTTAAAGATTATTATCATTTTGTTAAAGATCGTATAGCCATCCAAAAAGAACATTTACTATTAGAAAAACTGGCTTACAGAGATTTGTTAGCAGGTGGGTATAATCGTACCGCATATGAAAGGGACTTAGATGTTTTATTAAAAAAGAAAAAAAGATTTAGATTGATTTTAATTGACGTAAACAATTTAAAATGGATTAATGATAATTACGGTCATAAATATGGGGATGATACTATAAAAAAAGTATATGAATTAATGCAAGAAACATTTAAGACCATAGGAAGATGTTATCGTATAGGTGGAGATGAATTTGCTATTCTTATGAAGAATACTGATGAAAACATTTATAAGCAATGCATTAAAGGGTTAAGAAAAGACCTTGAAATCTGTGGAGAGAATCTGCCTTATTTAGTAGATATTGCAGTTGGTCATAGTGTTTTTAATCCTAATAAAGGGGATACATATGTAAAATTTTATCAAGAAGTAGATCAAAAAATGTATGCAGATAAGATAAAAAGAAAAAGACGTACACAAGAAATAATGTACGCCAAGAATTGA
- a CDS encoding response regulator transcription factor: MYNILVVDDEKEITDGIEIYLKNQNYNVFKAYDGEEALEIFNQEEIHLILIDIMMPKLDGTNATIKIRETSKVPIIFLSAKSEDVDKIWGLNVGADDYITKPFNPMELLARVNSNLRRYTDYSNTKEINEDIIKIGGIELRDESKEVYVDGELIKITPIQYKILHLLMSHPNRVFSIEEIYEKVWQEPAYSPDTVTVHIKRIREKIEINTKEPKYLKVVWGIGYKFEG; this comes from the coding sequence ATGTATAATATACTGGTTGTAGATGATGAAAAAGAAATAACAGACGGAATAGAAATTTATTTAAAAAACCAAAATTACAATGTTTTTAAAGCTTATGATGGTGAAGAAGCTTTAGAAATATTCAATCAAGAAGAGATTCATTTGATCTTAATTGATATAATGATGCCAAAATTAGATGGTACCAATGCAACCATAAAAATTAGAGAAACCAGTAAAGTACCTATTATTTTCTTATCTGCAAAATCAGAAGATGTGGATAAAATATGGGGATTGAATGTAGGCGCAGACGATTACATTACTAAACCATTTAATCCAATGGAATTACTGGCTAGAGTTAATTCCAACTTAAGAAGGTATACGGATTATTCTAATACAAAAGAAATCAATGAAGATATTATTAAAATAGGTGGTATTGAGTTAAGGGATGAAAGCAAAGAAGTTTATGTAGACGGGGAATTGATAAAAATCACACCCATACAATATAAAATATTACATTTACTGATGAGCCATCCTAATAGAGTTTTTTCTATAGAAGAAATATATGAAAAAGTATGGCAAGAACCAGCATATAGTCCTGATACAGTAACGGTTCATATTAAACGCATACGAGAAAAAATTGAAATTAACACAAAAGAGCCTAAATATTTAAAGGTGGTGTGGGGAATTGGATATAAATTCGAAGGATGA
- a CDS encoding D-isomer specific 2-hydroxyacid dehydrogenase family protein → MKIIIYSYRKDEAAFIEQFRKKYTVELVLSKEPPTLENVHLASGCDCISIVTTPMDSALLDKFKAIDVRYISTRTIGYEHIDIAHAKIIGIEVGNVSYSPNTVAEYTVMLMLMSLRKVNTLLERSKVQDYSLKNLQGKELRNQTVGVIGTGRIGETVINILNGFGCHIMAYDLYEKDHLKDHVHYVPFDQLLKESDIITMHLPATEDNQHLINKKTIQLMKDNVLLINTSRGTLIHTNDLIDAIENQKIGGAALDVIENEKDIFYKDFKYKIVNHKPLALLKSYPNVIITPHTAFYTDQAVSDMIEHSIIQCLDFMNK, encoded by the coding sequence ATGAAAATAATCATATATAGTTATAGAAAAGATGAAGCAGCATTTATTGAACAGTTTAGAAAGAAGTACACTGTTGAACTGGTTCTAAGTAAAGAACCACCAACACTTGAAAATGTACATTTGGCATCAGGTTGTGATTGCATTAGTATTGTTACAACGCCAATGGATTCTGCTTTATTAGACAAATTTAAGGCAATCGATGTGAGATACATTTCTACTAGAACAATAGGTTATGAGCATATAGATATAGCCCATGCTAAAATAATCGGCATTGAAGTTGGCAATGTGAGTTATTCTCCAAATACAGTTGCAGAATATACAGTAATGCTTATGCTGATGAGTTTGAGAAAAGTAAACACCTTATTAGAACGTAGTAAAGTACAAGATTATTCTTTGAAAAATTTACAAGGAAAAGAACTCCGTAACCAAACCGTAGGGGTTATTGGAACAGGAAGAATTGGAGAAACGGTTATCAATATTTTGAATGGGTTTGGTTGTCATATTATGGCATATGACTTGTATGAAAAAGATCATTTAAAAGACCATGTACACTATGTACCTTTTGATCAACTGTTAAAAGAGAGTGATATCATAACAATGCACCTTCCTGCAACTGAAGATAACCAGCATTTAATTAATAAAAAAACCATCCAATTGATGAAAGATAATGTTCTTCTTATTAATACATCCAGAGGAACGTTAATTCATACAAATGATTTAATTGATGCCATTGAAAATCAAAAAATAGGTGGAGCAGCCTTAGATGTTATTGAAAATGAGAAGGATATCTTTTATAAAGATTTTAAATATAAAATTGTTAATCATAAACCATTAGCACTATTAAAATCATACCCTAATGTCATCATTACACCACATACTGCATTCTACACAGATCAAGCTGTTAGTGATATGATTGAACATTCAATAATACAATGTTTAGATTTTATGAATAAATAG
- a CDS encoding (S)-benzoin forming benzil reductase: MNYYIVTGASKGLGLGIVNNLIDPKNNIICISRNKNETIIKRAKSEGCQLNYFEYDLNHVEGIDDLIDKIFSIIDTNKVKSITLINNAGVVTPIKPIGKTDSNAMIKSIHINTIAPMILASQFITHTKDFNCTRKICNISSGAGSNPYYGWGTYCTSKAAMDMFGRCVGVEQEKENNPVKIISFSPGIIDTPMQEIIRESNEDDFELIHKFRKFKEDGALRSPDFVAKKVIEAINKKDLDNGSLIHIMDLI, encoded by the coding sequence ATGAATTATTATATTGTAACAGGAGCTTCAAAGGGATTAGGGTTAGGAATTGTAAATAATCTGATCGACCCTAAAAATAATATCATATGTATTTCTAGAAATAAAAATGAAACGATTATTAAACGTGCTAAATCTGAAGGCTGTCAATTGAATTATTTTGAATATGATTTGAATCATGTAGAAGGTATAGATGATTTAATAGACAAGATTTTTTCAATAATTGATACAAACAAAGTAAAATCCATTACTTTAATTAATAATGCTGGTGTAGTAACCCCTATAAAACCTATTGGAAAAACGGATAGTAACGCAATGATAAAAAGCATTCATATTAATACCATTGCGCCTATGATTTTAGCATCACAATTCATTACCCATACAAAAGACTTTAATTGTACTCGAAAAATCTGCAATATCTCCTCAGGTGCAGGAAGCAATCCATATTATGGGTGGGGGACTTATTGCACTTCAAAAGCAGCAATGGATATGTTTGGAAGATGTGTTGGAGTAGAGCAAGAAAAAGAAAATAATCCAGTCAAAATCATCTCTTTTTCACCTGGTATAATTGATACACCAATGCAAGAAATTATTAGAGAGTCAAATGAAGATGATTTTGAGCTGATTCATAAGTTCCGAAAGTTTAAAGAAGATGGTGCATTAAGATCGCCTGATTTTGTGGCTAAGAAAGTCATTGAAGCAATCAATAAAAAAGATCTAGATAATGGCTCTTTAATTCATATTATGGATTTGATTTGA
- a CDS encoding Abi family protein, which produces MGLSKEFKTYNEQLEILRDRGLIINDVSRVTRILEKENYYNIINGYKDLYLNPAASEEQYKTGVNFLEIYSLYEFDRNIRHIFLKQILKIENNLKSAISYDFSQQYDSDNYLTLSNFELGSDKKLEAVSQLIASIQNDIARNICKNLSIKHYMEIYGYIPFWVLVNILTFGTISKFYGLMKLSDRQKVASRYNISEKSLRSYIKLIALFRNICAHEERFYNFKASSRDISYNALHSHLNIQKINGRYIYGLNDVFALLITVKVLCAKSDFQVLFQSLSKEIDTLSNKQNSIIVQDILKEMGFPNNWKDINQY; this is translated from the coding sequence ATGGGATTAAGTAAAGAATTTAAAACATATAATGAACAACTTGAAATTCTTAGAGATAGAGGCTTAATAATTAACGATGTTAGTAGAGTTACACGAATACTTGAAAAAGAAAATTACTACAACATCATTAATGGTTATAAAGATTTATACTTAAATCCAGCAGCATCTGAAGAGCAATATAAAACCGGTGTGAATTTTTTGGAGATATATTCTTTATATGAATTCGATAGAAATATAAGACATATATTTTTAAAACAAATACTTAAAATAGAAAACAACTTAAAGTCTGCTATATCATATGATTTTTCTCAACAGTATGATTCTGACAACTACTTAACACTTTCAAACTTTGAATTAGGTTCTGATAAAAAATTAGAAGCTGTAAGCCAATTAATTGCCTCAATACAAAATGATATTGCTAGAAATATTTGTAAGAATTTGTCTATCAAACATTATATGGAAATATATGGTTATATACCATTTTGGGTGTTGGTTAATATCTTGACCTTTGGTACAATCAGTAAATTTTATGGTTTAATGAAACTTTCAGATCGGCAGAAAGTGGCAAGTAGATATAATATATCTGAAAAAAGCTTACGATCATACATAAAATTAATAGCATTATTTAGAAACATCTGTGCCCATGAAGAACGGTTTTATAATTTCAAAGCATCTAGTAGAGATATTAGTTATAATGCTTTACATAGTCATTTGAATATCCAAAAAATTAATGGACGATATATTTATGGTTTAAATGATGTTTTTGCATTATTAATAACTGTAAAAGTGTTATGTGCAAAATCCGACTTTCAAGTTCTATTTCAGAGTTTATCAAAAGAAATAGATACACTTTCAAATAAACAAAATTCTATCATTGTACAAGATATTCTTAAAGAAATGGGATTTCCAAATAATTGGAAAGATATAAACCAATATTAA